A window of the Mesotoga prima MesG1.Ag.4.2 genome harbors these coding sequences:
- a CDS encoding IS110 family RNA-guided transposase → MLYVGVDISSESFDACFYLPEKKKMKSMKYKQDKEGFREFLKKLNTYKDEKQVGMEATGSYHSNLYGFLRSKGIDVQLLDPYTLSKFMKAMSRSKTDKKDAKSIAVAMYRIFDLLSVSQVPEEEMSAFRDLVRVRSTVVANCSDLQRKLKSKLKIHMPELLKTFRSVSSPVLLHLLSVYPSREEILDNEEDAVKLLSSHRNWSEKKAREVIDSLKDSIGKPDTFGTYSTITSTFIAEIKLLKDHVEALNEEIKKFLEKFPDNPLRTIPGIAEVTEAEIVSEVGDIDRFSSGKAFVSYIGLDPVIKQSGNMTRGLSISKKGNKHLRRTFYQLAKSLIKNTEKYRNKYEKMKKRGVKNKVALIATARAAAEMVYQLLKNNVPFDLSLS, encoded by the coding sequence ATGTTGTATGTAGGAGTGGACATATCCAGTGAAAGTTTTGACGCTTGTTTCTATTTACCAGAGAAGAAGAAAATGAAAAGCATGAAGTACAAACAAGACAAGGAAGGTTTTAGGGAATTTCTAAAGAAGCTAAATACTTACAAGGACGAGAAACAAGTCGGAATGGAAGCGACGGGTTCGTATCACAGCAACTTGTACGGATTTCTTAGGAGCAAAGGGATAGACGTACAGCTTCTCGATCCGTATACCCTTAGCAAATTCATGAAGGCTATGAGCAGGTCAAAGACAGACAAGAAAGATGCAAAAAGCATAGCGGTTGCAATGTACAGGATATTCGATCTGCTGAGCGTTTCTCAAGTACCAGAGGAAGAGATGTCAGCATTCAGGGACTTGGTTAGGGTGAGAAGCACTGTAGTAGCAAACTGTTCTGATCTTCAAAGGAAACTGAAGAGCAAATTGAAGATTCATATGCCTGAGCTTCTTAAGACCTTCAGATCCGTTAGTTCACCTGTGCTGTTGCATCTGTTGAGTGTATATCCATCCAGAGAAGAGATACTTGACAACGAGGAAGATGCAGTCAAATTGCTCAGCTCTCACAGAAACTGGAGTGAAAAGAAAGCGAGAGAGGTTATCGATTCACTCAAAGACTCAATAGGCAAGCCAGATACCTTTGGAACCTACTCAACGATTACCAGCACATTCATAGCTGAAATTAAGCTTCTCAAAGACCACGTGGAAGCCCTGAATGAGGAAATAAAGAAGTTTCTTGAGAAGTTCCCTGACAATCCCCTAAGAACCATACCAGGTATTGCTGAAGTCACGGAAGCCGAAATCGTATCTGAAGTAGGCGACATAGACAGATTCTCTTCTGGGAAAGCCTTTGTATCGTACATAGGCCTTGATCCTGTTATTAAGCAGAGTGGTAACATGACTCGCGGCCTCTCAATTTCTAAGAAGGGTAACAAACATCTACGAAGAACCTTCTACCAGTTAGCTAAAAGCTTGATCAAAAACACTGAAAAGTACAGGAACAAATACGAGAAGATGAAAAAGAGGGGGGTGAAAAATAAGGTGGCCCTAATAGCAACTGCAAGAGCTGCAGCTGAAATGGTCTACCAACTTTTGAAAAATAACGTTCCATTTGACCTTTCACTCTCATAA
- the ltrA gene encoding group II intron reverse transcriptase/maturase, producing the protein MRSYEIPKKVVLEAFKKVKENRGAEGIDEVSLEEFEADLDNNLYKIWNRMTSGSYFPPPVKAIEIEKKSGGKRVLGIPTVGDRVAQMVAKIYLNPLVDPYFHKDSYGYREGKSAIDTLEVTRQRCWQYDWVLEFDIKGLFDNIDHELLMRAVKKHVKIPWLILYIERWLKAPFIQANGRVEERSKGTPQGGVISPVLANLFMHYAFDKWMERTHPDKPFARYADDGVIHCRTLEEARLLLESLKERMEECKLELHPEKTRIVYCKDDKRKGEYPNTSFDFLGYTFRVRSCKDRNGRIFYGFTPAVSEQAKKAMRQKIRRMRLQTKSYLSIEELSERINPVIRGWINYYGHFRRFEMYTVLSRLNKALVQWVRNKYKKRRGRTKAGKWLETLARREPRLFVHWTMGIFYTAG; encoded by the coding sequence ATGAGGTCGTATGAAATCCCCAAGAAAGTAGTACTGGAAGCATTCAAGAAAGTGAAAGAGAACAGAGGGGCAGAAGGAATAGACGAGGTAAGCCTGGAAGAGTTCGAAGCCGATCTTGACAACAATCTCTACAAGATTTGGAATCGAATGACCTCGGGCAGTTACTTTCCACCTCCAGTAAAAGCTATAGAGATAGAAAAGAAGAGTGGAGGAAAGAGAGTACTGGGAATCCCCACAGTGGGGGACAGAGTAGCCCAGATGGTAGCCAAAATCTATCTCAATCCCCTGGTAGATCCATACTTCCATAAGGACTCCTACGGATACAGGGAGGGAAAGTCAGCGATAGATACCCTTGAAGTAACGAGGCAGAGATGCTGGCAGTATGACTGGGTACTGGAATTCGACATTAAAGGACTGTTCGACAACATAGACCATGAACTACTAATGAGGGCAGTCAAGAAACATGTGAAGATTCCATGGCTAATACTCTACATAGAGAGATGGCTGAAAGCACCCTTTATACAAGCGAATGGAAGAGTCGAAGAGAGGAGCAAGGGAACGCCACAGGGAGGGGTAATAAGCCCTGTACTGGCTAACCTCTTCATGCATTACGCCTTCGACAAGTGGATGGAGAGAACTCATCCGGATAAGCCCTTTGCCAGATACGCAGATGATGGAGTGATACACTGTAGAACTCTGGAGGAAGCCCGGCTTCTTCTTGAAAGTCTCAAAGAAAGAATGGAAGAATGCAAACTAGAGCTTCATCCAGAGAAGACCCGTATTGTCTACTGCAAAGACGATAAAAGGAAGGGCGAGTATCCAAATACAAGCTTTGACTTTCTAGGATACACCTTCAGAGTCCGTAGCTGCAAAGACAGAAATGGGAGAATCTTCTACGGCTTCACCCCTGCAGTGAGTGAACAGGCAAAGAAGGCGATGAGACAGAAGATCCGGAGAATGAGACTTCAAACCAAGTCATACCTGAGTATTGAAGAACTCTCAGAAAGAATCAACCCGGTAATAAGAGGTTGGATAAACTACTATGGACACTTTCGCAGATTTGAGATGTATACAGTACTGAGTCGGCTAAACAAAGCCTTAGTTCAGTGGGTAAGAAACAAGTACAAGAAAAGGAGAGGTCGTACAAAAGCGGGTAAATGGCTAGAAACTCTTGCTCGCAGGGAGCCTCGTCTATTTGTACACTGGACAATGGGGATATTCTATACGGCTGGATAA
- a CDS encoding MATE family efflux transporter, whose translation MAKDIHKMLGEEKIGRLLLSLSLPATIGMLVQAMYNFVDTIFVGKGVGSMGIAGISIALPVQIFVMAFAQMFGIGGASVISRALGERDHEKARRAAGNVMVFSLAFGLVMTLLGQFFLDQLLIMLGASEAIIPYAREYLGIILLGSAFFSFGMAMNHVVRAEGKPKIAMAAMLISAVLNIILDPIFIFSLNMGIRGAALATVLSQAATSIYVLFYFLSGRSLLRVSLRSLIPEWRIMRETVSVGLSAFSRQVAGSVLAVVLNNSLVFYGGDIAVAVYGVINRLLMVFIMPMFGVNQGFLPIVGYNYGARKMRRARESVKLASAVTTMIALFSSIVMFLFARQLISIFTDETELIESTIYALRIVILATPTIGVQVIASGMFQALGKALPALFLSLLRQIIILIPLILVIPRFLGINGIWISFPLADLIAFAISLVFYLRELKIFRSGELNVEEE comes from the coding sequence ATGGCAAAAGACATACATAAGATGCTCGGTGAAGAAAAGATTGGGAGGCTTCTTCTAAGTCTCTCTTTGCCTGCTACTATTGGGATGCTTGTCCAGGCTATGTATAACTTTGTTGACACAATCTTTGTTGGAAAAGGTGTCGGATCGATGGGAATCGCAGGCATCTCGATCGCCTTGCCTGTTCAAATATTCGTTATGGCATTCGCTCAAATGTTCGGAATCGGTGGCGCTTCAGTGATATCGAGGGCACTGGGTGAAAGGGACCACGAAAAGGCTAGACGAGCCGCCGGAAACGTAATGGTCTTCTCGCTCGCCTTCGGATTGGTAATGACTCTCCTAGGACAGTTCTTTTTAGATCAGCTGCTTATAATGCTCGGTGCTAGTGAAGCCATCATTCCGTATGCAAGAGAATACCTGGGTATAATTCTTCTTGGAAGCGCTTTCTTTTCTTTCGGCATGGCTATGAATCATGTGGTGAGGGCCGAAGGAAAACCGAAAATAGCAATGGCCGCAATGCTGATCTCTGCCGTTCTCAATATTATACTTGACCCGATTTTTATATTCTCTCTAAATATGGGAATAAGGGGCGCGGCTTTGGCGACCGTTCTGTCTCAAGCTGCCACTTCAATTTATGTTCTCTTCTACTTCTTAAGTGGGAGAAGCCTACTGAGAGTCTCTTTAAGATCGCTGATCCCCGAATGGAGAATCATGAGAGAGACTGTCTCGGTTGGACTCTCCGCCTTTTCAAGACAGGTAGCCGGCAGTGTTCTGGCCGTGGTTCTCAACAATTCGCTGGTTTTCTACGGAGGAGATATTGCCGTTGCAGTTTATGGAGTGATCAACCGACTTCTGATGGTTTTTATCATGCCCATGTTCGGCGTAAACCAGGGATTTCTTCCAATTGTCGGATACAACTATGGCGCCAGAAAAATGAGACGGGCGAGAGAGTCTGTCAAACTTGCATCTGCAGTTACTACAATGATTGCTCTTTTCTCGTCAATAGTCATGTTCCTGTTTGCGAGACAACTCATATCAATTTTCACCGATGAAACAGAGCTTATTGAGTCCACCATTTATGCACTCAGAATAGTTATCCTTGCCACCCCCACGATAGGAGTTCAGGTTATTGCATCTGGAATGTTCCAGGCTCTCGGAAAGGCTTTACCAGCACTTTTCTTATCCCTCCTCAGGCAGATAATCATACTTATCCCTCTGATTTTAGTTATCCCGCGCTTCCTAGGGATTAACGGCATCTGGATATCCTTCCCTCTTGCCGATTTGATTGCTTTCGCAATCTCGCTGGTTTTCTACCTTAGAGAGTTGAAAATATTCCGTTCAGGCGAGCTCAATGTTGAGGAGGAATAA
- a CDS encoding MarR family winged helix-turn-helix transcriptional regulator, which yields MSHDLSFSGEGYISRWIYCISRSANVYFSREMQKYGLGSGHFFFLRVLMSKEGISQNELSDILGVDKATTAKAMSKLTEAGYVKRDIDSLDTRVYRLFLTDNGKKIGQKLRKLGSELEEILTEGFSDDEKQQLLSLLERAATNAKKAK from the coding sequence ATGTCTCATGATCTATCTTTCAGTGGGGAAGGGTACATAAGTCGCTGGATATACTGTATTTCGCGCAGTGCAAACGTCTACTTCAGCAGGGAAATGCAGAAATATGGATTGGGAAGCGGACACTTCTTCTTTCTGAGAGTTCTTATGTCAAAAGAAGGAATCAGCCAGAACGAACTTAGCGATATTCTGGGTGTTGACAAAGCCACAACCGCAAAGGCCATGAGCAAACTAACTGAAGCGGGTTACGTTAAGAGAGACATCGATTCTTTGGACACCCGGGTTTACAGGCTTTTTCTTACCGATAACGGGAAGAAGATCGGACAGAAACTCCGAAAACTTGGCTCGGAGCTTGAAGAGATACTAACGGAAGGCTTTTCAGACGACGAAAAGCAGCAACTGCTATCCCTTCTTGAGAGAGCAGCCACTAATGCGAAAAAGGCAAAGTAA
- a CDS encoding ankyrin repeat domain-containing protein encodes MRKILSVLLSVLLLSAVLFSNVYSSACNGDLQGVKEALNSGGDINELGYANKSALMVAADSGHSDIAVFLIESGADISIVDDNGYTALHYAARKGLLEVVKILLERGADINARPASSMFYEGYTPLILACDNSKNDVTLEVVKYLVEKGADLERVEYAFRSPLIAAIFSKGTNTVKFLLESGADPNKPAKDGRTPLYLAISEGLPIEGIEALLEYGADVSVGNEYYTPLQLAVSKSKNDVAIKLIEFGADYWAVDEDGNTLLHRAAGKGSTKNIEMFVKLGIDINARNNEGKTPLHIAAEDDHFKNVKLLISLGADVLARDNNNYLPFHLHLAVYEEDVEVIEQLLSAGISVDNNEVETGISPLHIAAAYGKTDIAKLLIQKGADVSIKAQGGLQPIHAAVGSYGSLEMVDYLLESGANIDAEDDEGRTPIFYAVVDYNMEAISHLGEKGANVNHRDHAGMTPAHYAVQDEWDGIEMLTILNNFGLVANVKDNSDKTPEDYAASEEIKEFLKTLY; translated from the coding sequence ATGAGAAAAATCTTGTCAGTGCTTTTGTCAGTATTGCTGTTATCAGCAGTCTTATTTTCAAACGTTTACAGCAGTGCGTGCAACGGTGACTTACAGGGAGTAAAGGAAGCCTTGAACAGCGGTGGTGACATCAATGAGCTGGGTTACGCAAACAAATCGGCCCTTATGGTTGCTGCAGATTCCGGCCACTCGGATATTGCGGTTTTTCTAATCGAATCCGGAGCAGACATCTCCATTGTTGACGACAACGGTTATACCGCTCTTCATTACGCGGCGAGAAAAGGCCTCCTCGAGGTTGTGAAGATACTGCTTGAAAGAGGGGCGGATATAAACGCTCGTCCAGCAAGTTCGATGTTTTATGAAGGCTATACGCCCTTGATCCTCGCTTGTGACAACTCCAAGAACGACGTTACTCTAGAAGTTGTGAAGTATCTTGTAGAGAAGGGGGCCGATCTTGAGAGAGTTGAATATGCTTTCCGGTCTCCGCTGATCGCCGCGATCTTTTCGAAGGGGACAAACACCGTAAAATTCCTTCTGGAAAGCGGCGCCGATCCAAATAAACCGGCCAAAGACGGCAGAACGCCGCTATACCTAGCTATATCGGAAGGCCTCCCAATTGAGGGCATAGAGGCTCTTCTGGAATACGGGGCCGATGTGTCTGTAGGAAACGAGTACTACACGCCGCTTCAGCTGGCTGTATCTAAGTCGAAAAACGATGTCGCTATTAAGCTGATTGAGTTTGGAGCGGACTACTGGGCTGTAGATGAGGATGGGAATACTCTCCTCCATCGTGCTGCCGGAAAAGGTTCCACAAAAAACATAGAAATGTTTGTCAAGCTTGGGATCGATATAAACGCGAGGAACAACGAGGGAAAGACACCTCTCCATATCGCTGCCGAAGATGATCACTTCAAGAATGTCAAGCTGTTGATCTCTCTTGGAGCGGACGTCCTGGCAAGGGACAACAACAACTATTTGCCGTTCCATCTGCATCTAGCCGTGTATGAAGAAGATGTAGAAGTTATCGAGCAGTTGCTTTCGGCAGGAATCAGCGTAGACAACAACGAAGTCGAGACCGGGATCTCTCCGCTTCATATCGCTGCAGCATATGGAAAAACTGACATTGCAAAGCTTTTGATCCAGAAAGGAGCAGACGTCTCGATAAAAGCACAGGGAGGTCTTCAGCCAATCCATGCAGCGGTGGGTAGTTATGGGAGTCTGGAGATGGTTGATTACTTGCTGGAAAGTGGGGCAAATATCGACGCCGAAGATGACGAAGGCAGAACCCCAATCTTCTATGCTGTAGTAGACTATAACATGGAGGCGATATCCCATCTCGGAGAGAAGGGGGCCAACGTAAATCATAGGGACCATGCCGGTATGACACCCGCTCATTATGCGGTTCAGGACGAATGGGACGGAATCGAAATGTTGACAATTCTAAACAATTTCGGCCTTGTAGCAAATGTCAAGGACAACTCCGATAAGACCCCAGAGGATTACGCGGCTTCCGAAGAAATAAAAGAGTTCTTGAAGACTCTTTACTGA
- a CDS encoding aspartate/glutamate racemase family protein: MKRIGLLGGMSWESSLEYYRLLNEMVKNRLGGLHSAECIMASVDFGPVSDMMKMDDWKGIERVLSEAAQDLKRAGADFLIICTNTMHLIAREIEKASGLEVIEIGIAVGEEIERRGLKTVGLLGTKFTMERAYYRDTLAGFGISVIVPSEEERAVVDRIIFEELCKGIFKEESKSAYKKIISGLQMNGAEGVILGCTEIPLLIKESDVDIPVFDTTAIHARAAVEHALS; encoded by the coding sequence ATGAAGCGCATAGGTTTACTTGGAGGAATGAGCTGGGAGTCATCGCTCGAGTACTACAGATTGCTTAATGAGATGGTTAAGAACAGGCTTGGGGGATTGCATTCCGCGGAATGCATAATGGCTTCCGTTGACTTCGGACCGGTCTCGGACATGATGAAGATGGATGACTGGAAGGGTATAGAAAGAGTCCTTTCCGAGGCTGCCCAAGATCTTAAGAGAGCGGGTGCGGATTTTCTGATTATCTGTACGAACACAATGCACCTCATAGCAAGGGAAATTGAAAAGGCATCCGGACTTGAGGTCATCGAAATAGGCATTGCTGTCGGTGAGGAGATCGAGCGAAGAGGACTTAAAACAGTCGGACTCCTCGGAACAAAATTCACCATGGAAAGAGCTTACTACAGAGATACATTGGCGGGATTTGGGATAAGTGTTATCGTTCCCTCGGAAGAAGAAAGGGCAGTAGTAGATAGGATCATCTTCGAGGAGCTGTGCAAAGGAATCTTCAAAGAAGAGTCAAAGTCGGCATATAAGAAAATAATTAGTGGGTTGCAAATGAACGGAGCAGAGGGAGTAATTCTAGGTTGCACCGAAATACCTCTTCTGATAAAAGAGTCCGACGTGGACATTCCCGTTTTCGATACGACGGCCATTCACGCCCGGGCGGCCGTTGAACATGCACTTTCGTGA
- a CDS encoding alpha/beta hydrolase family protein: MEDNSKGVSRGSLDVRILRDVEFDFQLYRSLGAVSYEGGTVGEILSLVPHIDCDDPDSWVKSFKELATKLKNHALVVLQKGNNESARQEFLRAASYFRAAEYFGDPRDSKTRYLGMESRDCFVYAFRTTDIQFEAERIPYGEDFIPAYWIAPTTGGKKKTIMMMSGFDGTSEEMYFQAGSAALQRGYAVVLFDGPGQVGMRRFSPETPLRPDYEVPISKVVDYALSKEDVDPSKLALYGISLGGYFSLRAAANDSRIRALISNSPITDMYKYMSAFAGEAINSPEDITLETVDLVPTEYLSKAQKLQLVNIMLKYGRHSMFKAFERMKDFVVGDSIKNIQVPFLAMVSEGEGEEALSQAKEASDSVSGKSTMRIFTREEGADSHCQVTNLPLSNSVLLDWLDEVFGA; encoded by the coding sequence ATGGAGGACAATTCAAAGGGAGTCTCAAGAGGGTCGCTCGATGTGAGAATACTGCGTGATGTCGAATTCGATTTTCAACTTTACAGATCTCTCGGTGCGGTTTCCTATGAAGGGGGAACGGTTGGGGAGATCCTCTCGCTTGTACCACATATAGATTGCGACGATCCCGACTCATGGGTGAAGTCATTCAAAGAGCTCGCAACAAAGCTTAAGAATCACGCCCTCGTAGTTCTTCAGAAAGGCAATAACGAGAGTGCGAGACAGGAATTCTTGAGGGCGGCAAGTTATTTCAGAGCCGCCGAGTACTTTGGCGACCCCAGGGATTCGAAAACAAGATACCTTGGAATGGAAAGCAGGGATTGCTTTGTATATGCTTTCAGAACCACCGATATTCAATTTGAAGCAGAGAGGATACCATACGGCGAGGATTTTATTCCAGCGTACTGGATTGCTCCAACAACCGGTGGCAAGAAGAAGACGATAATGATGATGAGTGGTTTTGACGGGACGTCGGAAGAAATGTATTTCCAGGCAGGCTCGGCCGCCTTGCAAAGGGGTTACGCGGTTGTTCTCTTCGATGGTCCCGGTCAGGTGGGAATGAGAAGGTTCTCGCCAGAGACTCCGTTGCGTCCCGATTACGAAGTCCCGATCTCCAAAGTTGTCGATTATGCCCTGTCGAAGGAGGATGTCGACCCTTCTAAACTTGCGCTGTACGGCATAAGTCTGGGAGGATACTTCTCGCTTAGGGCGGCGGCAAACGATTCCAGAATAAGGGCCCTGATTTCTAACTCGCCAATTACTGATATGTACAAGTACATGTCTGCATTTGCCGGAGAAGCGATCAATTCTCCCGAAGACATTACACTTGAGACAGTCGATCTTGTGCCGACCGAGTATCTATCGAAGGCCCAAAAACTGCAGCTCGTTAACATAATGCTTAAATATGGAAGGCATTCAATGTTCAAGGCTTTCGAGAGAATGAAGGACTTTGTGGTCGGTGATAGCATAAAGAATATCCAGGTTCCCTTCCTTGCAATGGTTAGTGAGGGAGAAGGAGAAGAGGCGCTTTCCCAGGCGAAGGAAGCTTCTGATAGCGTTTCGGGAAAGTCAACAATGAGGATCTTCACTAGAGAAGAAGGCGCAGATTCCCACTGTCAGGTTACAAATCTTCCCTTGTCCAATTCAGTTCTTCTTGACTGGTTGGATGAGGTCTTCGGAGCGTAG
- a CDS encoding phospholipase C/P1 nuclease family protein, translated as MKRVMVILTLLLTAFAFSWSGHDALTYIIVSQYEDDFDAFVEITPYTYSDVDTQQYNPAIEGFYDYLGEDYLPEEDLDLYSSIFPNPKPVDNLAPLWQILSVYSYEPDLGMDKGLELKGIETLLGDSQGLRHMEYRMLFFIRVGKVTDVVQYFSDLAEIAYSRGDHYWAYRFLGRALHYLEDVGQPFHTFPAPFFELLKLPFNMDKWLTVFANYHFAYDFYGGYLLWEEYEPLVEAIKEVSPKEIKDPKQAAVSLRRYSRNRLSSVYYELKRTMGDKLENPESAWPGKAYFDDLQDAGETAKLDALSVEILRETASYVKGYINYMLARFAEIDSES; from the coding sequence ATGAAAAGAGTGATGGTGATTCTTACACTACTTTTGACCGCGTTTGCCTTTTCGTGGTCGGGGCATGACGCGCTTACTTATATTATTGTTTCTCAGTATGAGGATGATTTCGACGCGTTCGTGGAAATAACTCCTTATACTTACTCCGATGTAGATACTCAGCAGTACAATCCGGCCATAGAGGGTTTCTACGATTATCTCGGCGAAGACTATCTGCCGGAAGAAGATCTCGATCTGTACAGCTCGATCTTCCCAAACCCCAAACCGGTTGACAATTTGGCGCCCCTGTGGCAGATCCTTTCGGTCTATTCTTACGAGCCCGATCTTGGTATGGACAAGGGGCTTGAACTTAAAGGAATAGAGACACTTCTCGGAGATAGCCAGGGGCTGAGACACATGGAATACAGAATGCTTTTCTTCATTCGAGTTGGTAAGGTGACCGACGTGGTTCAGTATTTCAGCGATCTGGCCGAGATCGCTTATTCTAGAGGAGACCACTACTGGGCATACCGGTTTTTGGGAAGAGCACTTCACTATCTTGAAGACGTTGGTCAGCCATTTCATACATTCCCGGCTCCGTTTTTCGAGCTTCTGAAATTGCCGTTCAATATGGACAAGTGGCTGACTGTCTTTGCAAACTACCACTTCGCTTATGACTTCTACGGTGGATACCTGCTTTGGGAAGAATACGAACCACTTGTTGAGGCGATCAAAGAGGTTTCTCCCAAAGAAATTAAGGACCCGAAGCAAGCGGCCGTTAGTTTGCGAAGGTACTCCAGAAATAGGTTGAGTTCAGTCTATTACGAGCTTAAGCGTACAATGGGAGACAAACTGGAAAATCCCGAATCAGCCTGGCCTGGAAAAGCCTATTTCGACGATCTTCAAGACGCAGGCGAAACAGCGAAGCTCGATGCGCTTTCAGTAGAGATTTTGAGAGAAACTGCCTCTTATGTAAAGGGTTACATAAACTATATGCTTGCAAGATTTGCCGAGATAGATTCCGAATCCTAG